The following proteins are encoded in a genomic region of Montipora foliosa isolate CH-2021 chromosome 8, ASM3666993v2, whole genome shotgun sequence:
- the LOC138012812 gene encoding serine/threonine-protein kinase DCLK1-like, whose protein sequence is MAANNYKSSLPRITDHEVGRSSKTVTFYINGDRNFRGHVMILTSRRFRSVEILLMELGRLRYFKDLPLGVRYLFSLESGTKVDNLDQLIDGKAYVCSSHSRFKRISYGGTQRQSHWSSRRPFEVPDIHEMENNELKRRHLGVNKTTEQSRQRGHSNPHVLATVGKVNMKPRIVTVIRNGPHKPRTVVKTLLNKRTAQKLEQVLDEVANAFGNTGGLSPPRKLYTVTGQHVRDVAELFRDENKVFIAVGSEKFSPDEISDILEDLDQNASTKRHNKGKQSKLSNEGMSHSKQRKDKELEQSKSLAVLEESKLPKLPDIHVKVENGPKQEIISKAHAQTAAKRARVSHDKDRKAKNNETRNPERKSQAGFKLPQINNNNLVSKPEKENKENTEISKPSGATKNSLFGVENAAHNDVSHSEVTSDDHTGKEKQNRKNSDSKRHTVNNNKARNKTLRDDSGIVSEEEVKYGTVTDRNVEDVYHIGKKIGDGNFADVRECVDKITKKEFALKIVDKSKIRGKEQMIRDEIEIMRRCKHPNIVRMYEDYDATRHIYLVMELIKGGDLFDAISSSVKFTEDVTKNYVKDVCKSLAYLHKRKIVHRDLKPENLLVHKKPNGQTVLKLADFGLAIEVKSPIFTVCGTPTYVAPEILEETGYGLKVDMWAAGVITYIMLCGFPPFRSAKRDQDELFDLIMEGDYEFLSPYWDNISDEAKDLISKLLVVNPNSRYSAEDVLAHSWVKNTPDSDLDRDEFLGRKIAPPRTRFKAAAIAVQGAKRFESLAEQFKRQRGEKVIVR, encoded by the exons ATGGCGGCGAATAATTATAAATCTTCATTACCTCGTATCACTGATCACGAAGTCGGCCGATCATCCAAGACTGTCACGTTTTACATCAACGGTGATCGAAATTTCCGTGGACATGTTATGATCCTAACTTCCAGAAGATTTCGGAGTGTAGAAATACTTCTGATGGAACTTGGTCGCTTAAGGTACTTTAAGGATTTACCCTTGGGAGTGCGTTACCTATTCTCGCTGGAGAGTGGCACGAAAGTTGACAACCTTGATCAGTTAATTGACGGCAAAGCTTACGTTTGCTCTTCCCACTCCCGTTTCAAAAGGATTTCATACGGAGGGACTCAGCGTCAGTCCCACTGGAGTTCCAGACGACCGTTTGAAGTGCCTGATATACACGAAATGGAGAATAACGAGTTAAAACGACGACACCTCGGGGTTAACAAAACGACGGAGCAGTCAAGGCAGCGGGGACACTCAAATCCGCATGTTTTAGCGACTGTTGGTAAAGTAAACATGAAACCAAGAATTGTAACCGTGATCAGAAATGGGCCACACAAACCTCGAACAGTCGTAAAAACTCTGTTAAACAAAAGGACGGCACAAAAACTCGAGCAAGTTTTAGATGAAGTGGCTAATGCGTTCGGAAATACTGGCGGGTTGAGCCCTCCGAGAAAACTGTACACCGTTACGGGACAACATGTTCGGGATGTGGCCGAACTATTTCGCGACGAAAATAAGGTATTTATTGCTGTGGGAAGCGAGAAGTTTAGTCCTGACGAGATCTCGGATATTTTGGAAGACTTGGACCAAAACGCGAGCACAAAAAGGCATAATAAGGGAAAGCAATCGAAATTGAGTAACGAAGGAATGTCACACagcaaacaaagaaaggacAAAGAACTCGAACAGAGTAAATCTCTGGCTGTACTCGAGGAAAGCAAACTACCAAAGTTGCCAGATATTCATGTTAAAGTTGAGAATGGACCGAAACAAGAAATCATTAGCAAAGCACACGCACAAACTGCAGCAAAACGTGCTCGAGTTAGTCACGACAAAGATagaaaagctaaaaataacgaaACACGAAACCCGGAAAGGAAAAGTCAGGCTGGGTTTAAACTACCTCAAATTAACAACAATAACTTAGTATCTAaaccagaaaaagaaaataaggaaaatactGAAATCTCTAAACCTAGCGGAGCGACGAAAAACAGTCTTTTCGGAGTTGAAAATGCTGCACATAACGATGTTAGCCATTCAGAAGTTACTAGTGACGATCATActggcaaagaaaaacaaaataggaaaaattCTGATAGCAAGAGACATACGGTGAACAACAATAAAGCTCGTAATAAAACGTTACGAGACGATAGCGGAATTGTATCTGAGGAGGAGGTGAAATATGGCACAGTGACGGACAGAAACGTCGAAGATGTATACCACATCGGAAAGAAAATCGGAGACGGCAACTTCGCTGACGTGCGCGAGTGTGTTGATAAAATAACAAAGAAGGAATTCGCTTTGAAAATTGTGGATAAGAGTAAAATTAGAGGCAAAGAACAAATGATTAGGGACGAGATAGAGATCATGCGGAGATGCAAGCATCCAAATATTGTTCGAATGTACGAAGATTATGACGCTACGCGCCACATTTACTTGGTGATGGAGCTGATCAAAGGAGGTGATCTCTTCGATGCTATATCATCCTCGGTGAAATTCACAGAAGATGTTACAAAGAACTATGTTAAGGACGTCTGTAAATCATTAGCTTACTTACACAAGAGAAAAATTGTTCATAGAGATCTCAAGCCGGAAAATCTACTT GTCCACAAGAAACCAAACGGTCAAACAGTCCTCAAACTTGCCGACTTCGGCTTAGCTATAGAGGTCAAATCTCCAATTTTTACCGTCTGTGGTACACCAACTTACGTTGCCCCTGAAATACTTGAGGAGACTGGATACGGACTGAAGGTAGACATGTGGGCAGCGGGCGTCATAACCTATATCATGCTGTGCGGTTTCCCGCCATTTCGCAGCGCTAAGCGTGATCAGGATGAATTGTTCGATTTGATAATGGAGGGAGATTACGAATTCCTGTCTCCATACTGGGATAACATTTCCGATGAAGCCAAGGATCTGATCTCGAAGCTGCTCGTTGTGAATCCGAACAGTAGATATTCAGCTGAAGACGTATTAGCTCACTCTTGGGTGAAGAACACACCAGATTCGGATCTCGACCGTGACGAGTTCCTCGGTCGAAAGATCGCTCCTCCAAGGACGCGGTTTAAAGCTGCAGCTATCGCTGTTCAAGGAGCCAAGAGGTTTGAAAGTCTAGCGGAACAGTTCAAGCGTCAACGAGGGGAGAAAGTTATTGTTAGGTGA